In the genome of Candidatus Methylomirabilis sp., one region contains:
- the lysA gene encoding diaminopimelate decarboxylase: MHHFQYRDDVLHCEEVPLPTIAREVGTPFYCYSHATLTRHFRVFDEAFAPIPHLLCFALKANSNLSILKLFGGMGGGADVVSGGELFRALRAGIPPDRIVYAGVGKSREEIAYALKSDILMFNVESAQELQVISDVAANMGVEAKVALRINPDVDPRTHPYISTGLRKSKFGIDISQAVEAYELARELPRIRVVGIHQHIGSQITEVGPFVDALEKIAELVRELRALGLEIRYLDVGGGLGITYKDEEPPIPQVFAEALIGVVKDLECTIVLEPGRVIVGNAGILVTRVLYTKEAPAKHFVVVDAGMNDLIRPSLYGSYHAILPVHRKEGTPPLMADVVGPICESGDFLAKDRELPAAQPGELLAVMSAGAYGFTMASNYNARPRVPEVLGKGDRYLVIRRRETYEDLIRGEEIPEEL; the protein is encoded by the coding sequence ATGCACCATTTCCAGTACCGGGACGACGTCCTCCACTGCGAGGAGGTCCCCCTTCCCACCATCGCGCGGGAGGTGGGCACCCCTTTCTACTGCTACAGCCACGCCACCCTGACCCGCCACTTCCGGGTGTTCGACGAGGCCTTCGCCCCGATCCCGCATCTCCTCTGCTTCGCGCTGAAGGCGAACAGTAATCTCTCCATCCTGAAACTCTTCGGCGGGATGGGCGGTGGGGCGGACGTCGTCTCCGGGGGGGAGCTGTTCCGGGCCCTCCGGGCGGGCATCCCCCCCGACCGGATCGTCTACGCGGGCGTCGGGAAGTCGCGGGAGGAAATTGCCTACGCGCTGAAGTCCGACATCCTCATGTTCAACGTGGAGTCCGCCCAGGAGCTCCAGGTCATCAGCGACGTGGCCGCCAACATGGGGGTGGAGGCCAAGGTGGCCCTTCGGATCAACCCGGACGTGGACCCCCGGACGCACCCCTACATCTCCACCGGCCTGCGGAAGAGCAAGTTCGGCATCGATATCTCCCAGGCGGTGGAGGCGTACGAGCTGGCGCGGGAGCTCCCCCGGATCCGGGTGGTGGGGATCCACCAGCACATCGGCTCGCAGATCACCGAGGTGGGCCCCTTCGTGGATGCCCTGGAGAAGATCGCGGAGCTCGTCCGAGAGCTGCGGGCGCTGGGACTGGAGATCCGGTACCTGGACGTGGGAGGCGGGCTGGGCATCACCTACAAGGACGAGGAGCCGCCGATCCCCCAGGTCTTCGCGGAGGCGCTCATCGGGGTGGTGAAGGACCTGGAGTGCACCATCGTGCTGGAGCCCGGGCGGGTGATCGTGGGGAATGCCGGCATCCTGGTGACCCGGGTCCTCTACACCAAGGAGGCGCCGGCCAAGCACTTCGTGGTGGTGGATGCCGGCATGAACGACCTGATCCGCCCGAGCCTCTACGGCTCCTACCACGCCATCCTCCCCGTCCACCGGAAGGAGGGCACCCCGCCCCTCATGGCGGACGTGGTGGGCCCCATCTGCGAGTCGGGTGACTTCCTGGCGAAGGATCGGGAGCTGCCGGCGGCGCAGCCGGGCGAACTGCTGGCGGTGATGAGCGCGGGGGCCTACGGTTTCACCATGGCCTCCAACTACAACGCGCGGCCCCGGGTACCGGAGGTCCTGGGGAAGGGGGACCGGTACCTGGTCATCCGGCGGCGGGAGACCTACGAGGATCTGATCCGGGGGGAGGAGATTCCGGAGGAACTGTAG
- a CDS encoding SatD family protein, which translates to MPSAHAKPLFVVVIGDIVRSRRLGRPERARAQAQLKRVLLRINRDYKKSICTPLQFTGGDELQGVFRTAVLVFEVINRIREAIFPVPVRFGIGIGEITTPLSHHPAEMDGPAFHRARDALRSAKEFLGHTCLSSEQPGRDEMVNAWLDALGFIRSGWSARAREVIRLHEELHALEPIAKKLGISMQAVSKHLRVTGYKAYVRGEKVMLGLLAAYDDSTSCG; encoded by the coding sequence ATGCCTTCCGCGCACGCAAAGCCACTCTTTGTAGTCGTGATCGGAGATATCGTCAGATCGCGGCGTCTGGGGCGTCCCGAGCGCGCAAGAGCCCAGGCGCAGCTCAAGAGGGTCCTGCTCCGCATCAATCGGGACTACAAGAAGAGTATCTGTACCCCATTGCAATTCACCGGTGGGGATGAGCTCCAGGGGGTCTTCCGGACCGCGGTGCTCGTCTTCGAGGTGATCAACCGCATTCGAGAGGCCATCTTCCCGGTGCCGGTGCGTTTCGGGATCGGGATCGGGGAAATTACCACTCCGCTTTCTCATCACCCTGCAGAAATGGATGGGCCTGCATTCCATAGAGCACGGGACGCGCTCAGAAGCGCGAAGGAGTTCCTGGGGCACACGTGTCTTTCCTCCGAACAGCCCGGTCGGGATGAGATGGTCAACGCCTGGCTCGATGCCCTCGGCTTTATCCGGTCAGGGTGGAGCGCCAGAGCGCGCGAGGTCATTCGTCTCCATGAAGAACTCCACGCGCTCGAACCCATTGCGAAGAAACTGGGCATCTCCATGCAGGCAGTGAGCAAGCACCTCCGAGTCACTGGATATAAGGCCTACGTACGCGGCGAGAAGGTGATGCTGGGGCTCCTGGCCGCGTATGACGATTCAACCTCTTGTGGTTGA